One genomic window of Polyangium aurulentum includes the following:
- a CDS encoding YdcF family protein — MVDRYPGEYANYPLDPQPPASACMAAAHDVIIVLGCPNEPDGAPSPCQIARADLAVAFMDAGYGDHFITTGGAVHNEWVEADTLRDLLVARGIPVGSIVTEPKARHTDENIYYSTLLMEERDWVSALVVSEQRAHLTLTGLCDSNCCVDLGRLTVADFPLASGPVTAGHYVRYPWTPPVSEGECAQILQPSKFMCTNLSQRLACADNFQL, encoded by the coding sequence ATGGTCGACCGATACCCTGGCGAATATGCCAACTACCCGCTCGACCCGCAGCCTCCCGCCTCGGCTTGCATGGCCGCCGCGCATGACGTGATCATCGTCCTCGGCTGCCCGAACGAGCCCGACGGCGCGCCCTCGCCCTGCCAGATTGCCCGCGCCGACCTCGCCGTCGCGTTCATGGATGCCGGCTACGGCGACCATTTCATCACCACCGGCGGCGCGGTCCACAACGAATGGGTCGAGGCCGACACCCTCCGCGACCTGCTCGTCGCGCGGGGCATCCCCGTGGGGAGCATCGTCACCGAGCCAAAGGCCCGGCACACCGACGAGAACATCTATTATTCGACCCTCCTCATGGAGGAGCGCGACTGGGTGAGCGCTCTGGTCGTCTCGGAGCAGCGCGCACACCTCACCCTCACGGGTCTCTGCGATAGCAATTGCTGCGTCGACCTCGGCCGCCTCACCGTCGCCGACTTTCCCCTCGCGAGCGGCCCCGTCACCGCCGGCCATTACGTCCGCTATCCCTGGACGCCGCCCGTCTCCGAGGGCGAGTGCGCTCAGATCTTGCAGCCCTCCAAGTTCATGTGCACGAATCTATCCCAGCGGCTCGCCTGCGCGGACAACTTCCAGCTCTGA
- a CDS encoding STAS domain-containing protein yields MSRPEPLARRLTPEERSLLRAVGQHLGHLLHDRGPETTRPELPEVDRQDELGMLVNMMRRVSRELTRTRARDEAQKKELEKQIAELEAARAEQEKLLATIRELSSPVLAVHQGILLVPLVGALDEARADYVTGTLLERIATAGAEVVILDVTGVSAMDPAVANRLLSAGRAAKLLGATPIVSGLSAEMARGAIELGVDLSALAPAGDLKGAIARAVGMVRGRQRG; encoded by the coding sequence ATGAGCCGACCCGAGCCGCTCGCGCGCCGGCTCACGCCGGAGGAGCGCAGCCTTCTGCGCGCGGTAGGGCAGCACCTCGGGCACCTGTTACACGACCGCGGGCCCGAGACCACGCGGCCCGAGCTGCCCGAGGTCGATCGCCAGGACGAGCTGGGAATGCTCGTCAACATGATGCGGCGAGTATCTCGCGAGCTCACGCGGACGCGCGCCCGCGACGAGGCGCAAAAAAAAGAGCTCGAAAAGCAAATCGCCGAGCTCGAGGCCGCGCGCGCCGAGCAGGAGAAGCTGCTCGCGACCATCCGCGAGCTGTCTTCGCCGGTGCTCGCGGTGCACCAGGGCATCCTGCTCGTACCGCTCGTGGGAGCGCTCGACGAAGCGCGCGCCGATTACGTCACGGGCACGCTGCTCGAGCGAATTGCGACGGCGGGCGCGGAGGTGGTGATCCTCGACGTGACGGGGGTGTCCGCCATGGATCCGGCCGTCGCGAATCGATTGCTCTCGGCCGGACGAGCAGCGAAGCTCCTCGGCGCGACGCCGATCGTGTCCGGGCTGTCGGCCGAGATGGCGCGGGGCGCTATCGAGCTGGGCGTCGACCTGTCGGCGCTGGCGCCGGCCGGGGATCTGAAGGGGGCGATTGCGAGGGCGGTGGGAATGGTGCGGGGGAGGCAACGCGGCTGA